One region of Halohasta litchfieldiae genomic DNA includes:
- a CDS encoding beta-class carbonic anhydrase, whose translation MTDSTDHHHEQVDTTVAERDDWARRRRKGIPTGENLLVIACMDERIPVEEVLGLELGDAQIFRNAGGKVTDDVIRSAALTTNFFDTDEIIVINHTDCGMMSAADEDIHDGLEAQVGDLDSVDLDPSLPELSIGDADLMDWVKMTDDIDEACAAQIEYLRQSEFIPDDTTISGYVYEVESGTLRQPHGRIAEEISERQA comes from the coding sequence ATGACTGATTCAACTGACCACCACCACGAACAGGTCGACACGACAGTCGCCGAGCGGGACGACTGGGCGCGTCGACGGCGAAAGGGAATCCCAACCGGCGAAAACCTGCTTGTCATCGCCTGCATGGACGAACGGATTCCGGTCGAAGAGGTCCTCGGACTCGAACTCGGCGACGCCCAGATATTCCGGAACGCCGGTGGGAAAGTCACCGACGACGTGATCCGCTCGGCGGCGCTCACGACGAACTTCTTCGATACCGACGAGATCATCGTCATCAACCATACCGACTGTGGGATGATGAGCGCAGCCGACGAGGACATCCACGACGGGTTGGAAGCCCAAGTAGGCGATCTCGATTCGGTCGACCTCGATCCGTCGCTCCCGGAGTTGTCCATCGGCGATGCCGATCTCATGGACTGGGTGAAGATGACCGACGACATCGACGAGGCTTGTGCCGCTCAGATCGAGTACCTTCGTCAGTCGGAATTTATCCCGGACGACACAACGATCTCCGGCTACGTGTACGAGGTCGAGTCGGGGACCCTCCGACAGCCACACGGTCGAATCGCCGAGGAGATCAGCGAACGCCAAGCCTGA
- a CDS encoding winged helix-turn-helix transcriptional regulator encodes MSTRNEADDTPCSVIESLEQIGSQWRLAVLYDLQDGEKRFNELKRSTDANSRTLSRVLDDLQETGYVARRFEEDKPIATYYSLTQKGESLCPVFDEIKQWSEEWL; translated from the coding sequence ATGTCGACGAGAAATGAGGCCGACGACACACCGTGTTCGGTGATCGAATCACTCGAACAGATCGGCTCCCAGTGGCGGCTGGCGGTCCTCTACGACCTCCAAGACGGCGAAAAGCGATTTAACGAACTCAAACGGTCGACCGACGCCAACTCCCGAACGCTCTCGCGCGTGCTAGATGATCTCCAAGAGACGGGCTACGTCGCCCGCCGCTTCGAGGAGGACAAACCGATTGCAACCTACTACTCGCTGACCCAGAAAGGTGAATCGCTGTGTCCGGTGTTCGACGAAATCAAACAGTGGTCCGAAGAGTGGCTGTAA
- a CDS encoding HAD family hydrolase translates to MADSTDSSRAVFFDMDGVIVDSERYWRTEQPDHIFPATLDGEHPDLDETTGMNYREIYDYLDEHYETKISKDEYIDIFDATAREIYSERVSLLDGFHDLVSDLQEAGVPVAIVTSAPPAWHGIVTEQFDITVDETLSAEDIDGDGKPAPDIYEYAARMVDRDPGECLVIEDSKNGVEAGKNAGMTVIAYRSGPNDDTDLSAADVIVESADELRAEIRSWVDG, encoded by the coding sequence ATGGCAGACAGTACCGACAGCAGCCGGGCAGTCTTCTTCGACATGGACGGCGTCATCGTCGACTCCGAGCGTTACTGGCGGACCGAGCAGCCAGACCACATTTTTCCGGCGACACTCGACGGCGAGCATCCGGATCTCGACGAGACGACCGGGATGAACTACCGGGAGATCTACGACTATCTCGACGAACACTACGAGACGAAAATCAGCAAGGACGAATACATCGACATCTTCGATGCGACCGCTCGCGAGATCTACAGCGAGCGGGTCAGTCTCCTCGATGGCTTCCACGACCTCGTTTCGGACCTCCAAGAAGCGGGCGTCCCGGTCGCTATCGTTACCTCCGCGCCGCCGGCATGGCACGGGATCGTCACCGAGCAGTTCGATATCACGGTCGACGAAACACTCAGCGCCGAGGATATCGACGGCGATGGCAAGCCTGCGCCGGACATCTACGAGTACGCCGCCAGAATGGTCGACCGCGATCCGGGAGAGTGTCTCGTGATCGAGGACTCGAAAAACGGCGTCGAGGCCGGAAAGAACGCGGGCATGACGGTGATCGCCTACCGGAGCGGGCCGAACGACGACACCGACCTCTCGGCGGCCGATGTCATCGTCGAGAGCGCCGACGAACTGCGGGCGGAGATTCGCTCGTGGGTCGACGGCTGA
- a CDS encoding DUF5518 domain-containing protein, with product MERQKRDILSVTENWKYSLPGGVLAAIFVALSYGDSKPSLSLGAVFFIGIVVGFLSKRQYGSGKGTGALTGLIGSVPVVWILGQMLTATSGLSGPAWFTAAGTIMTVFIAFCIGVFGFALSALIGEAGARIGDAITESNPHPQRRQNNRS from the coding sequence GTGGAAAGACAAAAAAGAGACATATTATCTGTTACAGAAAACTGGAAATATAGTCTCCCTGGCGGTGTCTTAGCAGCAATCTTTGTTGCACTGAGCTACGGAGACTCCAAACCGAGTCTGTCTCTCGGAGCAGTATTCTTCATCGGAATCGTCGTGGGATTCCTCTCGAAACGGCAGTACGGCTCCGGTAAGGGAACGGGAGCCTTGACAGGGCTTATTGGATCGGTGCCAGTCGTTTGGATACTCGGGCAGATGCTCACTGCCACTTCCGGACTATCCGGCCCTGCGTGGTTTACCGCTGCCGGCACGATCATGACCGTATTCATTGCCTTCTGCATCGGTGTCTTCGGATTTGCACTCTCCGCCCTCATTGGCGAGGCTGGTGCCCGAATCGGGGACGCAATCACAGAGTCAAATCCCCATCCCCAACGCCGGCAGAACAATAGAAGTTAG
- a CDS encoding topoisomerase DNA-binding C4 zinc finger domain-containing protein produces the protein MSEKTRILAGDCTVRFEGTRDRIQRGHVVILVKPDRTVLVHDADGYQPVAWLTRPDDVTIEHDGEGFSLRAHADSQELLVTSNSATGLQSVAVSEAGVPVGTCPDCEGPLVRTRGEIRCLDCEDRYGIPTGATVLDSSCADCGLPQMRVDRGDSFELCVDYGCESLSTAVHERFDEEWDCPDCGSSLKVRSPDGRIFLGCDGYPNCETSFSFPSGLVVDDCECGLPRFRTASGERCLDGGCEAMPESESPSP, from the coding sequence ATGTCCGAGAAGACACGGATACTCGCCGGAGACTGTACCGTTCGCTTCGAAGGAACCCGAGACCGCATCCAGCGCGGCCACGTCGTCATTCTGGTCAAGCCCGACCGAACTGTGCTCGTTCACGACGCCGATGGCTACCAACCGGTCGCGTGGCTCACTCGCCCGGATGATGTCACAATCGAACACGACGGTGAAGGATTCAGTTTGCGTGCTCACGCCGATAGTCAAGAGCTGTTGGTCACCTCCAACTCGGCGACTGGTCTCCAGTCGGTTGCGGTTTCGGAGGCCGGCGTTCCGGTCGGCACCTGTCCGGACTGTGAGGGGCCGCTGGTTCGAACTCGTGGAGAGATCCGGTGTCTCGACTGCGAGGACCGCTATGGGATTCCCACCGGCGCGACAGTTCTGGACTCATCGTGTGCTGACTGTGGCCTCCCGCAGATGCGCGTCGACCGCGGCGACTCGTTTGAGCTGTGTGTCGACTACGGCTGCGAGTCGCTGTCGACCGCGGTCCACGAGCGGTTCGACGAGGAGTGGGACTGTCCCGACTGTGGCTCGTCGCTCAAAGTTCGCAGCCCGGATGGGCGGATCTTCCTCGGTTGTGACGGCTATCCGAACTGTGAGACCTCATTTTCGTTCCCGTCAGGGCTCGTGGTCGACGACTGTGAGTGCGGGTTGCCACGGTTCCGCACGGCCTCCGGCGAGCGATGTCTAGATGGCGGCTGCGAGGCCATGCCGGAGTCCGAATCACCGTCGCCGTAA
- a CDS encoding zinc-dependent alcohol dehydrogenase family protein translates to MQAARFHGPGDIRVESTPKPELDSSKGAIIRVTHTAICGSDLWFYRGESDRDVPSNVGHEPMGIVEEVGEDVVSVDRGDRVFAPFFISCGRCEYCRKGLHTSCVNNDSWSGPNGGAQGEYVRCPEADGTLLRVPDRHADDEDTLRSLLPLTDVMATGHHAAVSAGVDTGSTCAVVGDGAVGLCGVLAAQRLGAERIIAIGHHEDRLEIADEFGATDLVSERGEAAVQRVNELTNGGVNHVLECVGATSSMETAHQVCRPGGTVGYVGVPHGMGDGLDLSPFFRGNITLNGGVAPVRAYAEELMADVLQGTLDPSPIFTKTVDLDGVPEGYEAMDSREAVKVLVTL, encoded by the coding sequence ATGCAAGCAGCGAGATTCCACGGTCCAGGAGATATTCGTGTCGAGTCGACGCCGAAACCCGAACTCGACTCCTCAAAGGGGGCGATCATCCGGGTCACACACACCGCCATCTGCGGCTCGGACCTCTGGTTTTATCGCGGCGAGAGCGACCGCGACGTGCCCTCTAATGTCGGCCACGAGCCGATGGGTATCGTCGAGGAAGTCGGCGAGGACGTCGTCTCGGTCGACCGCGGTGATCGTGTCTTTGCGCCCTTCTTCATCAGCTGTGGCCGGTGTGAGTACTGCCGAAAGGGACTCCACACCTCTTGTGTTAATAACGATAGCTGGAGCGGCCCAAACGGCGGCGCTCAGGGCGAGTACGTCCGGTGTCCGGAAGCCGACGGCACCCTCCTTCGCGTGCCCGACCGCCACGCCGACGACGAGGACACCCTGCGGTCGCTGCTGCCGCTAACTGACGTGATGGCAACCGGCCACCACGCCGCAGTCTCTGCTGGCGTCGACACAGGGTCAACCTGCGCGGTCGTCGGCGACGGTGCAGTTGGGCTCTGTGGCGTCCTTGCAGCCCAGCGACTCGGAGCCGAACGAATCATCGCTATCGGTCACCACGAGGACCGACTCGAAATCGCCGACGAGTTCGGCGCGACTGATCTCGTCAGCGAGCGCGGCGAGGCCGCAGTCCAGAGAGTCAACGAACTCACCAATGGCGGCGTCAACCACGTCTTGGAGTGTGTCGGCGCAACCTCCTCGATGGAAACCGCCCATCAGGTCTGTCGACCCGGCGGTACCGTGGGCTACGTCGGTGTGCCACATGGGATGGGCGACGGACTCGATCTATCGCCCTTCTTCCGCGGCAATATCACCCTCAACGGCGGCGTCGCACCGGTTCGAGCCTACGCCGAGGAGTTGATGGCCGACGTGCTGCAGGGAACGCTCGACCCCTCGCCAATCTTTACGAAAACCGTCGACCTCGACGGTGTGCCCGAGGGGTACGAAGCGATGGACTCTCGTGAGGCGGTCAAAGTGCTCGTCACACTCTGA
- a CDS encoding DoxX family protein — MTTETTTRFDGNVGELTVDAAHDRSGLFVVGLRVLIGGMILFAGLGKLSEWPFDAAGYLANVDAASPVSGIYAAMAEIPALMEVVNVVVPTTQVLIGVALIAGGFVRLAAFGGTLQMIAFYLGGWSGDLLALFDSTLIYAAVFLTVAALGAGRILGADAYIEQIEVDGQPLIERVPTLRFLLG, encoded by the coding sequence ATGACAACTGAAACCACCACCCGATTTGACGGTAACGTCGGCGAACTCACGGTCGACGCGGCCCACGACCGCTCGGGGCTGTTCGTCGTCGGTCTGCGGGTGCTGATCGGCGGAATGATCCTGTTTGCGGGGCTCGGCAAGCTCAGCGAGTGGCCGTTCGACGCGGCGGGCTACCTCGCCAACGTCGACGCCGCCAGCCCGGTTAGCGGGATCTACGCCGCGATGGCCGAGATCCCGGCGCTGATGGAGGTCGTCAACGTCGTCGTCCCGACGACGCAGGTACTCATCGGCGTCGCGCTGATCGCCGGCGGCTTCGTTCGCCTCGCCGCATTCGGTGGCACGCTGCAGATGATCGCGTTCTACCTCGGCGGCTGGAGCGGCGACCTGCTGGCACTGTTCGACTCGACGCTCATCTACGCCGCGGTCTTCCTGACGGTCGCCGCGCTGGGCGCGGGTCGAATCCTCGGGGCTGACGCCTACATCGAACAGATCGAGGTCGACGGCCAACCCCTAATCGAGCGGGTCCCGACACTCCGCTTCCTGCTCGGCTGA
- a CDS encoding DEAD/DEAH box helicase, which translates to MKVADAVPDFAKAFGFEEFNRMQREALPAILDGSDNVVASAPTASGKTALAELAICRTLRDGGTALFIAPMRALTNEKEDEWDRFEELGYSVYVVTGERDLNPRRAERADILVMTPEKTDSATRKHDSPRYSFITGVDCVIVDEVHLLDSDGRGGVLEATVSRLRRLCDPRIVALSATMPNIDDVAGWLDAPPDSTFEFGDDYRPVDLHSDVRTYSHGDNAFADKYRRLYAALDIAEPHIREDGQALVFVSSRQDAMRAAAKARDEIAERDIPMGARGDYDFHNDATELSNDNLRKGVPDGVAFHHAGLAKDDRNRVEQWFKEGKIQLLFSTSTLAWGVNLPARCVVIRDTKYHDPLEGEVDISPLDILQMLGRAGRPGYDDVGYGWVVCDHADADKYRRLLREGKDIESRLAEDLDSHLNAEIAMGTIKDLDDVMGWLETTFYYQRAQSKPAEYGLDGLRERVRSTLQTLVDRGFVETDDELGVEATGLGTLTSKYYLRLGTAARFAALADRERLTVDSVLEAVASADEFDSVSARQAETDAIDQVLRGTDTNLEDGHRKVFAILTAAMDGKTPSELRSDAWVIRQNALRLLAALHEFADRFAGPRAANLICRIEARVEHGVSREAVALTAIDGVGATRAETLAQGELTTPGKIIEAGVDELTRAGITAGVAERIVEAAGNLPQITVDWGEFPDSIARGENEMCEVTIRTTAGSATAGIRVTVNGVEMNQKRCYLADSTAVPVGVFGAAEDLEFIVEVTFPDLPLPPVRASRSVVVD; encoded by the coding sequence GTGAAGGTCGCCGATGCAGTCCCCGATTTCGCCAAGGCGTTCGGTTTCGAGGAGTTCAACCGCATGCAGCGGGAGGCCCTCCCGGCTATCCTCGATGGCTCCGACAACGTCGTCGCCAGCGCGCCGACCGCCTCCGGCAAAACCGCCCTCGCCGAACTCGCTATCTGCCGCACCTTGCGGGATGGCGGCACCGCACTGTTCATCGCGCCCATGCGCGCGCTCACGAACGAAAAAGAAGACGAGTGGGACCGGTTCGAAGAGTTGGGTTACTCGGTGTACGTCGTCACCGGCGAGCGGGATCTCAACCCCCGCCGCGCCGAACGCGCCGATATTCTGGTGATGACGCCCGAAAAAACCGATTCGGCGACCCGAAAACACGATTCGCCGCGCTACTCCTTCATTACGGGCGTCGACTGCGTCATCGTCGACGAGGTCCACCTGCTGGATTCGGATGGTCGTGGCGGCGTCCTCGAAGCCACCGTCTCACGACTCCGTCGACTCTGTGACCCCCGCATCGTCGCGCTGTCTGCGACGATGCCGAACATCGACGACGTGGCTGGCTGGCTCGATGCGCCGCCGGACTCTACCTTCGAGTTCGGTGACGACTACCGACCGGTCGACCTCCACTCCGACGTTCGGACCTACAGCCACGGCGACAACGCCTTCGCCGACAAATACCGTCGCCTCTACGCTGCTCTCGACATTGCCGAGCCACACATCCGCGAGGACGGTCAGGCGCTTGTCTTCGTCTCCTCCCGACAGGATGCCATGCGCGCGGCGGCCAAAGCCCGCGACGAAATCGCCGAACGCGACATCCCAATGGGTGCCCGCGGCGACTACGATTTCCACAATGATGCCACAGAACTAAGCAACGACAATCTCCGCAAGGGTGTCCCCGATGGGGTTGCGTTCCACCACGCTGGGCTCGCCAAAGATGACCGCAACCGGGTCGAACAGTGGTTCAAAGAGGGCAAGATCCAACTGCTGTTTTCGACCTCCACGCTCGCGTGGGGTGTCAACCTTCCCGCTCGCTGTGTCGTTATTCGGGACACGAAATACCACGATCCACTGGAGGGCGAGGTCGACATCAGCCCGCTGGACATCCTCCAGATGCTCGGCCGGGCCGGGCGGCCGGGATATGACGACGTGGGCTACGGCTGGGTCGTCTGTGACCACGCTGACGCCGACAAGTACCGTCGACTGCTCCGCGAGGGCAAGGATATCGAGTCCCGACTGGCCGAGGATCTCGATTCGCATCTCAACGCCGAGATCGCGATGGGGACGATCAAAGATCTCGACGACGTGATGGGGTGGCTCGAAACCACCTTTTATTATCAGCGGGCCCAGTCGAAGCCAGCCGAGTACGGACTGGATGGGCTCCGTGAGCGCGTTCGGTCGACGCTTCAGACGCTCGTCGACCGCGGCTTCGTTGAGACCGACGACGAGCTGGGTGTCGAGGCGACCGGCCTTGGCACGTTGACCTCGAAATACTATCTCCGACTCGGAACCGCTGCCCGGTTTGCGGCGCTTGCCGACCGGGAGCGACTCACCGTCGACAGCGTGCTCGAAGCCGTCGCCAGCGCCGACGAGTTCGACAGCGTCTCGGCCCGACAGGCCGAAACCGACGCTATCGACCAAGTGCTTCGGGGGACCGACACGAATCTCGAAGACGGTCACCGGAAGGTGTTTGCCATCCTCACTGCGGCGATGGACGGCAAGACACCCTCGGAACTGCGGAGCGATGCATGGGTCATTCGGCAGAACGCACTTCGACTGTTGGCGGCACTCCATGAGTTCGCCGACCGCTTCGCTGGTCCGCGGGCTGCGAATCTGATCTGCCGGATTGAGGCCCGCGTCGAACACGGCGTCTCCCGGGAGGCGGTCGCGCTCACCGCTATCGACGGCGTCGGCGCGACCCGTGCCGAAACGCTCGCGCAGGGTGAATTGACCACTCCCGGCAAGATCATCGAGGCCGGTGTCGACGAACTCACTCGCGCGGGAATCACCGCCGGGGTCGCCGAGCGCATCGTTGAGGCTGCTGGCAATCTTCCACAGATCACCGTCGACTGGGGCGAGTTCCCCGACTCAATCGCCCGCGGCGAAAACGAGATGTGTGAGGTGACGATTCGCACGACTGCTGGAAGTGCGACTGCCGGAATCAGGGTCACGGTCAACGGTGTCGAAATGAACCAAAAACGGTGTTATCTAGCGGATTCGACAGCGGTCCCGGTTGGTGTCTTCGGAGCCGCCGAGGATCTCGAATTCATTGTTGAGGTGACGTTCCCCGATCTCCCACTGCCACCAGTCCGGGCAAGTCGGTCAGTAGTGGTCGACTAA
- a CDS encoding MFS transporter encodes MSERWLYGWGLGSIALGGASLVVPLYLVDLGGGPVVLGLLAAVAAFVGVPGALVFGRIADKTGKRRTLVLAALALITAAIAVIPFLGSLIPVIIANGVIWFAFAAATPVVTLLAVADVPESDWSDQIALLNKYQGVGWAIGLLVGALWTALGARLLPADLVIRTLFVPLAACAAVGLLFGSRTLPPDPTTRLGSTVSGDRLRRALRRSDRFSVRTVTFPVTVGRADFRGLHPRQFVDRFTPTLALYFLAIFLCFAGFSAFFAPLPAFLTETGFGSDGIFVLYLVSSIAAAVCFGVTGSLARKWDAELLQIVGLSARSLAFPLVAVVCLALGITAVGSGLAAVVFALIGVTWAVIAVTAGTLVTQLSPTAIRGEAHGMYAALGALAGGVGSILGGWLAAESYLVAFGTAGGLVLSGALIVGFVRRRTTSNRRPTQTVGSLSPSERTETVDLAQSE; translated from the coding sequence ATGTCCGAACGCTGGCTGTATGGCTGGGGGCTCGGCTCGATTGCGCTCGGCGGCGCGTCGCTTGTCGTTCCATTGTATCTCGTCGACCTCGGTGGCGGACCTGTTGTGCTCGGCCTGCTTGCAGCAGTCGCCGCCTTCGTCGGCGTCCCCGGTGCGCTCGTATTCGGCCGAATTGCCGACAAAACCGGCAAACGCCGAACGCTCGTTCTCGCCGCGCTCGCCCTTATTACCGCCGCCATCGCCGTGATTCCATTCCTTGGGAGCCTCATACCAGTGATCATCGCAAACGGCGTGATCTGGTTTGCGTTCGCCGCGGCCACGCCAGTCGTGACCCTGCTGGCAGTCGCTGACGTTCCTGAATCCGACTGGAGCGACCAGATTGCGCTCCTCAACAAGTATCAGGGCGTCGGCTGGGCCATCGGCCTGCTGGTTGGGGCGCTGTGGACCGCCCTCGGCGCGCGATTGCTCCCTGCAGATCTGGTGATCCGGACACTATTCGTTCCGTTGGCGGCCTGTGCCGCAGTTGGGTTGCTGTTCGGGAGTCGGACCCTGCCTCCGGATCCGACGACGCGGCTTGGGTCGACGGTCTCCGGGGACCGACTCCGGCGGGCGCTCCGGCGATCAGACCGGTTCAGCGTTCGCACGGTCACGTTTCCGGTTACGGTCGGGCGGGCCGACTTCCGTGGGCTCCACCCCCGTCAGTTCGTCGACCGATTTACGCCCACGCTCGCACTCTACTTCCTCGCTATCTTCCTCTGTTTTGCGGGGTTTTCGGCCTTCTTCGCGCCGCTACCTGCCTTTTTAACTGAGACCGGATTCGGCTCGGACGGGATCTTCGTCCTCTATCTGGTCAGTAGCATCGCTGCGGCCGTTTGTTTCGGTGTCACCGGCAGCTTAGCGAGAAAATGGGATGCCGAACTGCTCCAGATCGTCGGCTTATCGGCTCGTAGCCTTGCGTTTCCGCTGGTCGCAGTTGTCTGTCTCGCACTTGGCATCACCGCGGTCGGATCCGGTCTCGCCGCGGTCGTCTTCGCGCTGATCGGGGTGACATGGGCCGTCATTGCCGTGACTGCCGGGACGCTCGTTACCCAACTCTCGCCCACCGCAATTCGTGGTGAGGCACACGGCATGTACGCCGCTCTCGGTGCGCTGGCCGGCGGTGTCGGCAGCATCCTCGGCGGCTGGCTCGCCGCCGAGAGCTACCTCGTCGCCTTCGGAACCGCGGGTGGCCTCGTCCTCTCGGGGGCCCTGATCGTCGGCTTCGTTCGTCGACGGACTACCAGCAACCGTCGACCGACCCAGACTGTGGGTTCGTTGTCACCCTCCGAGCGGACTGAGACGGTGGATCTCGCTCAATCGGAGTGA
- a CDS encoding MFS transporter: MAAQSPVILAVIASTFFIGFGGGVVFPILPNLGALLGISPFVVGVILSANRFSRLVANAPAGSLVDRIGTRTPFVVGMGIQSVGTVGYLVALVAPLPAAWFLVARIGWGIGSALVFATAYTIAADLSDSGSRGANMGLVRGGVLFGFPTGVVLGGVVSELAGTMAAFGLATAFAFGATLLSYFIIPETHVDSVEGSSVSPWDIHTALPTLTVGVTNFVVLFVYIGALFATLVLFLPAIDVFVFGLGAQGSSGIFMAITVLSAGLFMFTGGYVSDRRGSRVPILLGFLVTTAVGFLLLALAESTLSLAVACLAIGAGQGGTSGPLMALLADLTPTDQMGRAVGTNNVFGDVGGGLGPVVTLPLVDTVGFVPIYLVCAALPLVAAVVLVGGIYRETGQFVPAVGS; the protein is encoded by the coding sequence ATCGCCGCTCAGTCGCCGGTCATCCTCGCGGTGATCGCCAGCACCTTCTTTATCGGTTTCGGCGGTGGGGTGGTGTTCCCGATCCTGCCGAACCTCGGTGCGCTCCTCGGCATCTCGCCGTTCGTGGTCGGGGTAATCCTGAGCGCCAACCGGTTTTCCCGACTGGTCGCCAACGCCCCCGCTGGGAGTCTGGTCGACCGGATCGGGACGCGAACGCCGTTCGTTGTCGGAATGGGTATCCAGAGCGTCGGCACCGTTGGCTACCTCGTCGCTTTGGTCGCGCCGCTGCCCGCGGCGTGGTTCCTCGTCGCCCGAATCGGCTGGGGAATCGGCAGCGCGCTCGTCTTTGCGACTGCCTACACCATCGCTGCCGACCTCAGCGACAGCGGCTCCCGCGGGGCAAACATGGGACTCGTTCGGGGTGGGGTCCTCTTTGGCTTTCCGACCGGCGTGGTCCTCGGCGGTGTCGTCAGCGAACTCGCCGGGACGATGGCCGCCTTCGGGCTGGCGACCGCGTTTGCCTTCGGCGCGACCCTGCTGTCGTATTTCATTATCCCCGAGACCCACGTCGACTCGGTCGAGGGGTCGTCTGTTTCGCCGTGGGATATCCACACCGCGCTCCCGACGCTCACGGTGGGCGTGACGAACTTCGTCGTGCTGTTCGTCTACATCGGCGCGCTGTTCGCCACACTCGTGCTCTTCCTGCCAGCCATCGACGTCTTCGTGTTCGGCCTCGGCGCGCAGGGCTCGTCGGGCATCTTCATGGCGATCACCGTGCTGTCGGCGGGGCTGTTCATGTTTACCGGCGGCTACGTCAGTGATCGTCGAGGGTCACGGGTGCCGATTCTCCTTGGCTTTCTGGTGACGACTGCTGTCGGCTTCCTGCTGTTGGCGCTCGCGGAGTCGACGCTCTCCTTGGCAGTCGCCTGCCTCGCCATCGGGGCCGGACAGGGCGGGACGAGCGGGCCACTGATGGCACTGCTGGCGGATCTAACGCCAACCGATCAGATGGGTCGGGCCGTGGGGACGAACAACGTCTTCGGGGATGTCGGTGGTGGACTGGGACCGGTCGTGACGCTACCGCTGGTCGATACGGTCGGATTCGTTCCGATCTACCTCGTCTGTGCCGCACTCCCGCTGGTCGCGGCGGTCGTGCTGGTCGGTGGTATCTACCGAGAAACGGGCCAGTTCGTTCCTGCTGTGGGCTCCTAA